The genomic segment gaggtggtccacatgggaactgaggagacagcccgccccagttcggagggcggcattctgacagatctgaatattccGAGTTGACGAGATCTCCCTGGCGCTgcataatttaccacagaccggccaattgatttgttcgtggtcaacaaggtttctttgtctgcacctcaagtgctgccagcaagtgacttgaggactttgtttctactttagagctgtcaaatgtgacgccaagtattttgggacacttgatggtcggaatcatttctccatcgaccatcacagtcagctcagtattcacctcacgcgtatttgtagtgaacaatgtggctgaagatttggtggcgaatatcttcagatttcttgcagcgaaatatgagacaagctcgttgaggtagacgttcaacctttcgcagatgtcatcaatgggtgggggcctgatgccataatCGTACAATCGGCCGCATATGatgcgatctctatgccgtctgtagggggtggaatagaggataggtagaggttaaacagttccggagacccagcgtttcaggcctggctggagggacgtgtaggcgatgtcctcaaataatttggcattgcTGACCGTGTctaatgccttcgataggtccagtgccacgaggaccgtcctatcacatggcctgggctgattgaagccacggcaaatgtgtgcggtgatagcatgcaaagctgttgttgtgctatgcagtcttcgcaatcgatgttgatgctcggcgaatggaaattctcctactagactcgggaggagtaatgcctcaagcgtctttgccactggtaaAAATAAAGATTTCCCTTTAAAACCAACAGCAGTAATGTCAATAACAAgtaaattattttaagaatacgtttttatttattaaatacaATATCTTTTTCAATCTTCGAATATTTTGGATTTCGATATCCCTTTGTAAGATTGTGTTCATGTTTAGTTAAGAATCgggtttgaataaaaaaaaactaattaattatttttttcaaatataacaaacaaataaataaaagcaaGTAAATTGTTAAGACTTGTTTctcattaattttaaaataaataaaaaagaaataataaactcagaaaaaagtaaaatcatTAGGAATAATTTGATTATCTGAGTCTGGAATAAATGGATGAGTTTGATGTAGAAGAATTGTTTAAGGAGAGATATAGTGAGAGAGACTTAAAGAGAAGAGAGAAAGGTAacgaaaataatttcaaaatataaGGATCTAACAACTGACTTGTACCTGTAATAGTAATTTCTTTTTATCCTTGGCCCTGAAAAGTTAGCCAAATTTACACAGAGAGAAATTTGTGCGAAAAcaaaatgtgtatgtatgtgtatgtaggTGGACATCATTATAATCATTTGCACTTCTTTGATATTGCTTAACAAAGCAACCAAAAGTAAGTGTTTTTGTGGTGtatatgaatattttttttttgcttttgtttctttttttttgtgtgtaattGAGTAGTTTAAACTCTTGATATATGTTGTAAAAGATTACAAGGCCAAAATGCTTCAATGCGTTCCTTGAGCAATTGAAAGGGATACGATATCCAGGTAAGTACTGTTTGAGCCAACAAACCCATTGGCTCTGGATACTGATGTGTCAGTAGAGCCAACAAAGCGGTAAAGGAGCACAGGCCCGCTGTGAAGAGTATAAAGAAAGGTAGCTCTTTTTTTGGGTAGACGGATACTTCATGGAATGCCGGCAATAACTCGCGATCTGCACACTCTGTACATGTGGGATATGGATAGAATAGATGGCCACGTTCCAAAGGATAGGGTAACATGCGGAATGTACCCTCCCAGGTGCAGTGCAGCAGATTTAATGCACCATCAATGTTCTTCCAGTGTTTTAGGTGAAAGAAAGCATAGGCCAAGGCTTCGGAATCACCACGCTTTAGTATGTGCTCGGGAGGCAGGATAAGAGGTTTAGTTTCAAGCAGATATTTCGGCACGTGCGGATTAAATTCCACAGCTCGATGTATTGCCTCTACAGCACACATTTCCGCAGGACTTAGACCACGTTTCGATGCTATATCCGGAGAAAATTTATCAGCCACAGCTCTGGCTTTTAGCAACGCCGCTGTATAACATATGGTAGCCGATTTGGGCAAGGAGATGTCATCGTATTTTGCTAACACTGCTTGGCAATCAGCATACGCCTGCATCTCCAACAAAGTTTCAATGAGATTCTCATGGATGTTCAAAACATTCATAATAGAGGGAATTTCTTTTGTTAAATCGCGAAACATTTTCGCTGCCTCCTTCAATTTGCCCAGCTTGCGAGCACACATGGCCAAACGACGTCTTATATAAATGAGAACATTTGTGTCGCGACGATGTATACCTTCAGCAACGGGACCCTGGTGCTGGGTGGCTTGAGATTTACGATAATTTTGTTCGGCCACCTTTAGGGCGGTGCGCAAAATCCTCTCTGCTTCAACAATGGTTGTGGCTT from the Stomoxys calcitrans chromosome 1, idStoCalc2.1, whole genome shotgun sequence genome contains:
- the LOC106091258 gene encoding protein ST7 homolog, encoding MWDSSSMFLSTLTPKFYVALTGTSSLISGLILIFEWWYFRKYGTSFIEQVSINHISPWINGSDSAADSNGNTSGAGAGTGGNSNTGSTSNGGGTSSSGQQMPECKVWRNPLNLFRGAEYQRFFWATSKEPLTYYDMNLSAQDHQTFFTCEGDARKEEYEIMQTAWRERNPVQRIKSAHNAIEINPECAPAYILLAEEEATTIVEAERILRTALKVAEQNYRKSQATQHQGPVAEGIHRRDTNVLIYIRRRLAMCARKLGKLKEAAKMFRDLTKEIPSIMNVLNIHENLIETLLEMQAYADCQAVLAKYDDISLPKSATICYTAALLKARAVADKFSPDIASKRGLSPAEMCAVEAIHRAVEFNPHVPKYLLETKPLILPPEHILKRGDSEALAYAFFHLKHWKNIDGALNLLHCTWEGTFRMLPYPLERGHLFYPYPTCTECADRELLPAFHEVSVYPKKELPFFILFTAGLCSFTALLALLTHQYPEPMGLLAQTVLTWISYPFQLLKERIEAFWPCNLLQHISRV